A window of Salmo trutta chromosome 31, fSalTru1.1, whole genome shotgun sequence contains these coding sequences:
- the LOC115169813 gene encoding zinc finger MYND domain-containing protein 11 isoform X5, which yields MNKEIMSRVVKKRQADPKVVQYVWAAIEVIRNQKQIANMDRISKYLSRVFGMHPKETARQLSLAVKDGLVVETLTVGCKGSKAGIEQEGYWLPGDEQEWEAESHDWYCFECHLPGDVLVCDNCFRVYHLKCLSDEYKPRDSGSNWQCVVCRGSKKKNLNKQEMCKYLRFIIQRMKERAVDLNKKGKDTRHPMYRRLIHTALDVTNIQENLTEGKYKSFDEFKADAQLIVHNTAILFGVHSDQAEIARLLYSDTCHELNELMLCKNCFYLSNARPDNWFCYPCTPNHEVVWAKMKGFGYWPAKILQREDNQVDVRFFGHQHQRAWIPADNIQDIKVSVQQLQVKRSAGWKKACDELELSQRFQREGRFWKTKMVERLEERRGEGEERLTERPEEAESSISSTSNTNEQVKHQKADRQADRDRQTDSQEPKAKKSRRGQAPDPKEEVSDPEPEIEAVSSSQEIPVTTPHQPEKLSVSTQTKKASAASPRCLHRSTQTTSDGACQNMCHEKYTKIFNDVKDMMKADNKRETERVVREALEKLRSEMEEEKRQAVSKAVSGAQAEMERKCKMVKEKCKEELVEEVKKMVAQHKQLLSTTKKKQWCYNCEEEAMYHCCWNTSYCSIKCQQEHWHADHKRTCRRKR from the exons ATGAATAAAGAGATCATGTCGCGTGTGGTGAAGAAGAGGCAGGCGGATCCAAAGGTGGTCCAGTACGTGTGGGCTGCCATTGAGGTCATCCGCAACCAGAAACAAATTGCCAACATGGACAGGATCTCAAA GTACCTGAGCCGTGTGTTTGGCATGCACCCCAAGGAGACAGCCAGGCAGCTGAGTCTGGCAGTGAAGGATGGCCTGGTGGTGGAGACTCTCACTGTGGGCTGTAAGGGCTCCAAGGCCGGCATTGAGCAGGAGGGCTACTGGCTGCCTGGAGACGAGCAG GAATGGGAGGCAGAGAGCCACGACTGGTATTGCTTCGAGTGCCACCTGCCCggagatgtgttggtgtgtgacaACTGCTTCCGTGTCTATCACCTCAAATGCCTGTCTGACGAGTACAAGCCCCGGGACAGCGGGTCCAACTGGCAGTGTGTGGTGTGCAGG GGTAGTAAAAAAAAGAACCTGAACAAGCAGGAGATGTGCAAATACCTGCGTTTTATCATTCAGCGCATGAAAGAGAGG GCCGTGGACTTGAACAAGAAAGGCAAAGACACTAGACACCCGATGTACAGAAGGCTCATCCACACTGCGCTGGACGTCACCAACATTCAGGAG AACCTCACCGAGGGGAAATACAAGAGCTTCGACGAGTTCAAGGCAGATGCCCAGCTGATCGTGCACAATACCGCCATTTTGTTTGGAG TTCATAGTGACCAGGCTGAAATAGCACGGTTGCTCTACAGTGACACATGCCATGAg ttaaACGAGTTAATGCTATGTAAGAACTGTTTCTACCTGTCCAACGCTCGACCTGACAACTGGTTCTGCTACCCCTGT ACTCCTAATCACGAGGTGGTGTGGGCTAAGATGAAGGGCTTTGGCTACTGGCCAGCCAAGATCCTGCAGAGAGAGGACAATCAGGTGGACGTCCGCTTTTTTGGCCACCAGCACCAGAG AGCGTGGATCCCGGCAGACAACATCCAGGACATCAAGGTGTCGGTGCAACAGCTGCAGGTGAAGCGCAGCGCGGGCTGGAAGAAGGCCTGTGATGAGCTGGAGCTATCCCAGCGTTTCCAGAGGGAGGGCCGCTTCTGGAAGACCAAGATGGTGGagaggctggaggagaggagaggagaaggagaggagaggctgacaGAGAGGCCGGAGGAGGCCgagtcctccatctcctccaccaGCAACACCAATGAGCAGGTCAAACAT CagaaagcagacagacaggcagaccgagaccgacagacagacagtcaggagCCTAAAGCAAAGAAGAGCCGTCGCGGTCAAGCTCCAGATCCCAAAGAGGAAGTCAGT gacCCGGAGCCTGAGATAGAGGCTGTGAGCAGCAGCCAGGAGATCCCCGTGACGACGCCCCACCAGCCAGAGAAGCTGTCTGTCTCCACGCAGACCAAGAAGGCCTCAGCAGCCTCGCCACGCTGCCTGCACCGCAGCACCCAGACCACCTCTGACGGAGCCTGCCAGAACATGTGCCACGAGAAGTATACCAAGATCTTTAACGACGTCAAGGACATGATGAAGGCCGACAACAAGAGGGAGACGGAGCGTGTGGTTCGAGAGGCCCTGGAGAAG TTGCGTtctgagatggaggaagagaagaggcagGCGGTGAGCAAGGCGGTGTCGGGGGCCCAGGCTGAGATGGAGAGAAAGTGTAAGATGGTGAAGGAGAAGTGTAAGGAGGAACTGGTGGAGGAGGTGAAGAAGATGGTGGCCCAGCACAAACAGCTACTCTCGACCACCAAGAAGAAGCAGTGG TGTTATAACTGTGAGGAGGAAGCCATGTACCACTGCTGCTGGAACACCTCCTACTGCTCCATCAAGTGTCAACAGGAGCACTGGCACGCTGACCACAAACGCACCTGCCGTAGGAAGAGATGA
- the LOC115169813 gene encoding zinc finger MYND domain-containing protein 11 isoform X1, with product MNKEIMSRVVKKRQADPKVVQYVWAAIEVIRNQKQIANMDRISKYLSRVFGMHPKETARQLSLAVKDGLVVETLTVGCKGSKAGIEQEGYWLPGDEQEPKAEGSKTESEPQEEEWEAESHDWYCFECHLPGDVLVCDNCFRVYHLKCLSDEYKPRDSGSNWQCVVCRGSKKKNLNKQEMCKYLRFIIQRMKERAVDLNKKGKDTRHPMYRRLIHTALDVTNIQENLTEGKYKSFDEFKADAQLIVHNTAILFGVHSDQAEIARLLYSDTCHELNELMLCKNCFYLSNARPDNWFCYPCTPNHEVVWAKMKGFGYWPAKILQREDNQVDVRFFGHQHQRAWIPADNIQDIKVSVQQLQVKRSAGWKKACDELELSQRFQREGRFWKTKMVERLEERRGEGEERLTERPEEAESSISSTSNTNEQVKHQKADRQADRDRQTDSQEPKAKKSRRGQAPDPKEEVSDPEPEIEAVSSSQEIPVTTPHQPEKLSVSTQTKKASAASPRCLHRSTQTTSDGACQNMCHEKYTKIFNDVKDMMKADNKRETERVVREALEKLRSEMEEEKRQAVSKAVSGAQAEMERKCKMVKEKCKEELVEEVKKMVAQHKQLLSTTKKKQWCYNCEEEAMYHCCWNTSYCSIKCQQEHWHADHKRTCRRKR from the exons ATGAATAAAGAGATCATGTCGCGTGTGGTGAAGAAGAGGCAGGCGGATCCAAAGGTGGTCCAGTACGTGTGGGCTGCCATTGAGGTCATCCGCAACCAGAAACAAATTGCCAACATGGACAGGATCTCAAA GTACCTGAGCCGTGTGTTTGGCATGCACCCCAAGGAGACAGCCAGGCAGCTGAGTCTGGCAGTGAAGGATGGCCTGGTGGTGGAGACTCTCACTGTGGGCTGTAAGGGCTCCAAGGCCGGCATTGAGCAGGAGGGCTACTGGCTGCCTGGAGACGAGCAG GAGCCGAAGGCCGAAGGAAGCAAG ACGGAGAGCGAGCCGCAGgaggag GAATGGGAGGCAGAGAGCCACGACTGGTATTGCTTCGAGTGCCACCTGCCCggagatgtgttggtgtgtgacaACTGCTTCCGTGTCTATCACCTCAAATGCCTGTCTGACGAGTACAAGCCCCGGGACAGCGGGTCCAACTGGCAGTGTGTGGTGTGCAGG GGTAGTAAAAAAAAGAACCTGAACAAGCAGGAGATGTGCAAATACCTGCGTTTTATCATTCAGCGCATGAAAGAGAGG GCCGTGGACTTGAACAAGAAAGGCAAAGACACTAGACACCCGATGTACAGAAGGCTCATCCACACTGCGCTGGACGTCACCAACATTCAGGAG AACCTCACCGAGGGGAAATACAAGAGCTTCGACGAGTTCAAGGCAGATGCCCAGCTGATCGTGCACAATACCGCCATTTTGTTTGGAG TTCATAGTGACCAGGCTGAAATAGCACGGTTGCTCTACAGTGACACATGCCATGAg ttaaACGAGTTAATGCTATGTAAGAACTGTTTCTACCTGTCCAACGCTCGACCTGACAACTGGTTCTGCTACCCCTGT ACTCCTAATCACGAGGTGGTGTGGGCTAAGATGAAGGGCTTTGGCTACTGGCCAGCCAAGATCCTGCAGAGAGAGGACAATCAGGTGGACGTCCGCTTTTTTGGCCACCAGCACCAGAG AGCGTGGATCCCGGCAGACAACATCCAGGACATCAAGGTGTCGGTGCAACAGCTGCAGGTGAAGCGCAGCGCGGGCTGGAAGAAGGCCTGTGATGAGCTGGAGCTATCCCAGCGTTTCCAGAGGGAGGGCCGCTTCTGGAAGACCAAGATGGTGGagaggctggaggagaggagaggagaaggagaggagaggctgacaGAGAGGCCGGAGGAGGCCgagtcctccatctcctccaccaGCAACACCAATGAGCAGGTCAAACAT CagaaagcagacagacaggcagaccgagaccgacagacagacagtcaggagCCTAAAGCAAAGAAGAGCCGTCGCGGTCAAGCTCCAGATCCCAAAGAGGAAGTCAGT gacCCGGAGCCTGAGATAGAGGCTGTGAGCAGCAGCCAGGAGATCCCCGTGACGACGCCCCACCAGCCAGAGAAGCTGTCTGTCTCCACGCAGACCAAGAAGGCCTCAGCAGCCTCGCCACGCTGCCTGCACCGCAGCACCCAGACCACCTCTGACGGAGCCTGCCAGAACATGTGCCACGAGAAGTATACCAAGATCTTTAACGACGTCAAGGACATGATGAAGGCCGACAACAAGAGGGAGACGGAGCGTGTGGTTCGAGAGGCCCTGGAGAAG TTGCGTtctgagatggaggaagagaagaggcagGCGGTGAGCAAGGCGGTGTCGGGGGCCCAGGCTGAGATGGAGAGAAAGTGTAAGATGGTGAAGGAGAAGTGTAAGGAGGAACTGGTGGAGGAGGTGAAGAAGATGGTGGCCCAGCACAAACAGCTACTCTCGACCACCAAGAAGAAGCAGTGG TGTTATAACTGTGAGGAGGAAGCCATGTACCACTGCTGCTGGAACACCTCCTACTGCTCCATCAAGTGTCAACAGGAGCACTGGCACGCTGACCACAAACGCACCTGCCGTAGGAAGAGATGA
- the LOC115169813 gene encoding zinc finger MYND domain-containing protein 11 isoform X2 — MNKEIMSRVVKKRQADPKVVQYVWAAIEVIRNQKQIANMDRISKYLSRVFGMHPKETARQLSLAVKDGLVVETLTVGCKGSKAGIEQEGYWLPGDEQEPKAEGSKTESEPQEEEWEAESHDWYCFECHLPGDVLVCDNCFRVYHLKCLSDEYKPRDSGSNWQCVVCRGSKKKNLNKQEMCKYLRFIIQRMKERAVDLNKKGKDTRHPMYRRLIHTALDVTNIQENLTEGKYKSFDEFKADAQLIVHNTAILFGVHSDQAEIARLLYSDTCHELNELMLCKNCFYLSNARPDNWFCYPCTPNHEVVWAKMKGFGYWPAKILQREDNQVDVRFFGHQHQRAWIPADNIQDIKVSVQQLQVKRSAGWKKACDELELSQRFQREGRFWKTKMVERLEERRGEGEERLTERPEEAESSISSTSNTNEQVKHKADRQADRDRQTDSQEPKAKKSRRGQAPDPKEEVSDPEPEIEAVSSSQEIPVTTPHQPEKLSVSTQTKKASAASPRCLHRSTQTTSDGACQNMCHEKYTKIFNDVKDMMKADNKRETERVVREALEKLRSEMEEEKRQAVSKAVSGAQAEMERKCKMVKEKCKEELVEEVKKMVAQHKQLLSTTKKKQWCYNCEEEAMYHCCWNTSYCSIKCQQEHWHADHKRTCRRKR; from the exons ATGAATAAAGAGATCATGTCGCGTGTGGTGAAGAAGAGGCAGGCGGATCCAAAGGTGGTCCAGTACGTGTGGGCTGCCATTGAGGTCATCCGCAACCAGAAACAAATTGCCAACATGGACAGGATCTCAAA GTACCTGAGCCGTGTGTTTGGCATGCACCCCAAGGAGACAGCCAGGCAGCTGAGTCTGGCAGTGAAGGATGGCCTGGTGGTGGAGACTCTCACTGTGGGCTGTAAGGGCTCCAAGGCCGGCATTGAGCAGGAGGGCTACTGGCTGCCTGGAGACGAGCAG GAGCCGAAGGCCGAAGGAAGCAAG ACGGAGAGCGAGCCGCAGgaggag GAATGGGAGGCAGAGAGCCACGACTGGTATTGCTTCGAGTGCCACCTGCCCggagatgtgttggtgtgtgacaACTGCTTCCGTGTCTATCACCTCAAATGCCTGTCTGACGAGTACAAGCCCCGGGACAGCGGGTCCAACTGGCAGTGTGTGGTGTGCAGG GGTAGTAAAAAAAAGAACCTGAACAAGCAGGAGATGTGCAAATACCTGCGTTTTATCATTCAGCGCATGAAAGAGAGG GCCGTGGACTTGAACAAGAAAGGCAAAGACACTAGACACCCGATGTACAGAAGGCTCATCCACACTGCGCTGGACGTCACCAACATTCAGGAG AACCTCACCGAGGGGAAATACAAGAGCTTCGACGAGTTCAAGGCAGATGCCCAGCTGATCGTGCACAATACCGCCATTTTGTTTGGAG TTCATAGTGACCAGGCTGAAATAGCACGGTTGCTCTACAGTGACACATGCCATGAg ttaaACGAGTTAATGCTATGTAAGAACTGTTTCTACCTGTCCAACGCTCGACCTGACAACTGGTTCTGCTACCCCTGT ACTCCTAATCACGAGGTGGTGTGGGCTAAGATGAAGGGCTTTGGCTACTGGCCAGCCAAGATCCTGCAGAGAGAGGACAATCAGGTGGACGTCCGCTTTTTTGGCCACCAGCACCAGAG AGCGTGGATCCCGGCAGACAACATCCAGGACATCAAGGTGTCGGTGCAACAGCTGCAGGTGAAGCGCAGCGCGGGCTGGAAGAAGGCCTGTGATGAGCTGGAGCTATCCCAGCGTTTCCAGAGGGAGGGCCGCTTCTGGAAGACCAAGATGGTGGagaggctggaggagaggagaggagaaggagaggagaggctgacaGAGAGGCCGGAGGAGGCCgagtcctccatctcctccaccaGCAACACCAATGAGCAGGTCAAACAT aaagcagacagacaggcagaccgagaccgacagacagacagtcaggagCCTAAAGCAAAGAAGAGCCGTCGCGGTCAAGCTCCAGATCCCAAAGAGGAAGTCAGT gacCCGGAGCCTGAGATAGAGGCTGTGAGCAGCAGCCAGGAGATCCCCGTGACGACGCCCCACCAGCCAGAGAAGCTGTCTGTCTCCACGCAGACCAAGAAGGCCTCAGCAGCCTCGCCACGCTGCCTGCACCGCAGCACCCAGACCACCTCTGACGGAGCCTGCCAGAACATGTGCCACGAGAAGTATACCAAGATCTTTAACGACGTCAAGGACATGATGAAGGCCGACAACAAGAGGGAGACGGAGCGTGTGGTTCGAGAGGCCCTGGAGAAG TTGCGTtctgagatggaggaagagaagaggcagGCGGTGAGCAAGGCGGTGTCGGGGGCCCAGGCTGAGATGGAGAGAAAGTGTAAGATGGTGAAGGAGAAGTGTAAGGAGGAACTGGTGGAGGAGGTGAAGAAGATGGTGGCCCAGCACAAACAGCTACTCTCGACCACCAAGAAGAAGCAGTGG TGTTATAACTGTGAGGAGGAAGCCATGTACCACTGCTGCTGGAACACCTCCTACTGCTCCATCAAGTGTCAACAGGAGCACTGGCACGCTGACCACAAACGCACCTGCCGTAGGAAGAGATGA
- the LOC115169813 gene encoding zinc finger MYND domain-containing protein 11 isoform X4, whose translation MNKEIMSRVVKKRQADPKVVQYVWAAIEVIRNQKQIANMDRISKYLSRVFGMHPKETARQLSLAVKDGLVVETLTVGCKGSKAGIEQEGYWLPGDEQTESEPQEEEWEAESHDWYCFECHLPGDVLVCDNCFRVYHLKCLSDEYKPRDSGSNWQCVVCRGSKKKNLNKQEMCKYLRFIIQRMKERAVDLNKKGKDTRHPMYRRLIHTALDVTNIQENLTEGKYKSFDEFKADAQLIVHNTAILFGVHSDQAEIARLLYSDTCHELNELMLCKNCFYLSNARPDNWFCYPCTPNHEVVWAKMKGFGYWPAKILQREDNQVDVRFFGHQHQRAWIPADNIQDIKVSVQQLQVKRSAGWKKACDELELSQRFQREGRFWKTKMVERLEERRGEGEERLTERPEEAESSISSTSNTNEQVKHQKADRQADRDRQTDSQEPKAKKSRRGQAPDPKEEVSDPEPEIEAVSSSQEIPVTTPHQPEKLSVSTQTKKASAASPRCLHRSTQTTSDGACQNMCHEKYTKIFNDVKDMMKADNKRETERVVREALEKLRSEMEEEKRQAVSKAVSGAQAEMERKCKMVKEKCKEELVEEVKKMVAQHKQLLSTTKKKQWCYNCEEEAMYHCCWNTSYCSIKCQQEHWHADHKRTCRRKR comes from the exons ATGAATAAAGAGATCATGTCGCGTGTGGTGAAGAAGAGGCAGGCGGATCCAAAGGTGGTCCAGTACGTGTGGGCTGCCATTGAGGTCATCCGCAACCAGAAACAAATTGCCAACATGGACAGGATCTCAAA GTACCTGAGCCGTGTGTTTGGCATGCACCCCAAGGAGACAGCCAGGCAGCTGAGTCTGGCAGTGAAGGATGGCCTGGTGGTGGAGACTCTCACTGTGGGCTGTAAGGGCTCCAAGGCCGGCATTGAGCAGGAGGGCTACTGGCTGCCTGGAGACGAGCAG ACGGAGAGCGAGCCGCAGgaggag GAATGGGAGGCAGAGAGCCACGACTGGTATTGCTTCGAGTGCCACCTGCCCggagatgtgttggtgtgtgacaACTGCTTCCGTGTCTATCACCTCAAATGCCTGTCTGACGAGTACAAGCCCCGGGACAGCGGGTCCAACTGGCAGTGTGTGGTGTGCAGG GGTAGTAAAAAAAAGAACCTGAACAAGCAGGAGATGTGCAAATACCTGCGTTTTATCATTCAGCGCATGAAAGAGAGG GCCGTGGACTTGAACAAGAAAGGCAAAGACACTAGACACCCGATGTACAGAAGGCTCATCCACACTGCGCTGGACGTCACCAACATTCAGGAG AACCTCACCGAGGGGAAATACAAGAGCTTCGACGAGTTCAAGGCAGATGCCCAGCTGATCGTGCACAATACCGCCATTTTGTTTGGAG TTCATAGTGACCAGGCTGAAATAGCACGGTTGCTCTACAGTGACACATGCCATGAg ttaaACGAGTTAATGCTATGTAAGAACTGTTTCTACCTGTCCAACGCTCGACCTGACAACTGGTTCTGCTACCCCTGT ACTCCTAATCACGAGGTGGTGTGGGCTAAGATGAAGGGCTTTGGCTACTGGCCAGCCAAGATCCTGCAGAGAGAGGACAATCAGGTGGACGTCCGCTTTTTTGGCCACCAGCACCAGAG AGCGTGGATCCCGGCAGACAACATCCAGGACATCAAGGTGTCGGTGCAACAGCTGCAGGTGAAGCGCAGCGCGGGCTGGAAGAAGGCCTGTGATGAGCTGGAGCTATCCCAGCGTTTCCAGAGGGAGGGCCGCTTCTGGAAGACCAAGATGGTGGagaggctggaggagaggagaggagaaggagaggagaggctgacaGAGAGGCCGGAGGAGGCCgagtcctccatctcctccaccaGCAACACCAATGAGCAGGTCAAACAT CagaaagcagacagacaggcagaccgagaccgacagacagacagtcaggagCCTAAAGCAAAGAAGAGCCGTCGCGGTCAAGCTCCAGATCCCAAAGAGGAAGTCAGT gacCCGGAGCCTGAGATAGAGGCTGTGAGCAGCAGCCAGGAGATCCCCGTGACGACGCCCCACCAGCCAGAGAAGCTGTCTGTCTCCACGCAGACCAAGAAGGCCTCAGCAGCCTCGCCACGCTGCCTGCACCGCAGCACCCAGACCACCTCTGACGGAGCCTGCCAGAACATGTGCCACGAGAAGTATACCAAGATCTTTAACGACGTCAAGGACATGATGAAGGCCGACAACAAGAGGGAGACGGAGCGTGTGGTTCGAGAGGCCCTGGAGAAG TTGCGTtctgagatggaggaagagaagaggcagGCGGTGAGCAAGGCGGTGTCGGGGGCCCAGGCTGAGATGGAGAGAAAGTGTAAGATGGTGAAGGAGAAGTGTAAGGAGGAACTGGTGGAGGAGGTGAAGAAGATGGTGGCCCAGCACAAACAGCTACTCTCGACCACCAAGAAGAAGCAGTGG TGTTATAACTGTGAGGAGGAAGCCATGTACCACTGCTGCTGGAACACCTCCTACTGCTCCATCAAGTGTCAACAGGAGCACTGGCACGCTGACCACAAACGCACCTGCCGTAGGAAGAGATGA
- the LOC115169813 gene encoding zinc finger MYND domain-containing protein 11 isoform X3, translating into MNKEIMSRVVKKRQADPKVVQYVWAAIEVIRNQKQIANMDRISKYLSRVFGMHPKETARQLSLAVKDGLVVETLTVGCKGSKAGIEQEGYWLPGDEQEPKAEGSKEWEAESHDWYCFECHLPGDVLVCDNCFRVYHLKCLSDEYKPRDSGSNWQCVVCRGSKKKNLNKQEMCKYLRFIIQRMKERAVDLNKKGKDTRHPMYRRLIHTALDVTNIQENLTEGKYKSFDEFKADAQLIVHNTAILFGVHSDQAEIARLLYSDTCHELNELMLCKNCFYLSNARPDNWFCYPCTPNHEVVWAKMKGFGYWPAKILQREDNQVDVRFFGHQHQRAWIPADNIQDIKVSVQQLQVKRSAGWKKACDELELSQRFQREGRFWKTKMVERLEERRGEGEERLTERPEEAESSISSTSNTNEQVKHQKADRQADRDRQTDSQEPKAKKSRRGQAPDPKEEVSDPEPEIEAVSSSQEIPVTTPHQPEKLSVSTQTKKASAASPRCLHRSTQTTSDGACQNMCHEKYTKIFNDVKDMMKADNKRETERVVREALEKLRSEMEEEKRQAVSKAVSGAQAEMERKCKMVKEKCKEELVEEVKKMVAQHKQLLSTTKKKQWCYNCEEEAMYHCCWNTSYCSIKCQQEHWHADHKRTCRRKR; encoded by the exons ATGAATAAAGAGATCATGTCGCGTGTGGTGAAGAAGAGGCAGGCGGATCCAAAGGTGGTCCAGTACGTGTGGGCTGCCATTGAGGTCATCCGCAACCAGAAACAAATTGCCAACATGGACAGGATCTCAAA GTACCTGAGCCGTGTGTTTGGCATGCACCCCAAGGAGACAGCCAGGCAGCTGAGTCTGGCAGTGAAGGATGGCCTGGTGGTGGAGACTCTCACTGTGGGCTGTAAGGGCTCCAAGGCCGGCATTGAGCAGGAGGGCTACTGGCTGCCTGGAGACGAGCAG GAGCCGAAGGCCGAAGGAAGCAAG GAATGGGAGGCAGAGAGCCACGACTGGTATTGCTTCGAGTGCCACCTGCCCggagatgtgttggtgtgtgacaACTGCTTCCGTGTCTATCACCTCAAATGCCTGTCTGACGAGTACAAGCCCCGGGACAGCGGGTCCAACTGGCAGTGTGTGGTGTGCAGG GGTAGTAAAAAAAAGAACCTGAACAAGCAGGAGATGTGCAAATACCTGCGTTTTATCATTCAGCGCATGAAAGAGAGG GCCGTGGACTTGAACAAGAAAGGCAAAGACACTAGACACCCGATGTACAGAAGGCTCATCCACACTGCGCTGGACGTCACCAACATTCAGGAG AACCTCACCGAGGGGAAATACAAGAGCTTCGACGAGTTCAAGGCAGATGCCCAGCTGATCGTGCACAATACCGCCATTTTGTTTGGAG TTCATAGTGACCAGGCTGAAATAGCACGGTTGCTCTACAGTGACACATGCCATGAg ttaaACGAGTTAATGCTATGTAAGAACTGTTTCTACCTGTCCAACGCTCGACCTGACAACTGGTTCTGCTACCCCTGT ACTCCTAATCACGAGGTGGTGTGGGCTAAGATGAAGGGCTTTGGCTACTGGCCAGCCAAGATCCTGCAGAGAGAGGACAATCAGGTGGACGTCCGCTTTTTTGGCCACCAGCACCAGAG AGCGTGGATCCCGGCAGACAACATCCAGGACATCAAGGTGTCGGTGCAACAGCTGCAGGTGAAGCGCAGCGCGGGCTGGAAGAAGGCCTGTGATGAGCTGGAGCTATCCCAGCGTTTCCAGAGGGAGGGCCGCTTCTGGAAGACCAAGATGGTGGagaggctggaggagaggagaggagaaggagaggagaggctgacaGAGAGGCCGGAGGAGGCCgagtcctccatctcctccaccaGCAACACCAATGAGCAGGTCAAACAT CagaaagcagacagacaggcagaccgagaccgacagacagacagtcaggagCCTAAAGCAAAGAAGAGCCGTCGCGGTCAAGCTCCAGATCCCAAAGAGGAAGTCAGT gacCCGGAGCCTGAGATAGAGGCTGTGAGCAGCAGCCAGGAGATCCCCGTGACGACGCCCCACCAGCCAGAGAAGCTGTCTGTCTCCACGCAGACCAAGAAGGCCTCAGCAGCCTCGCCACGCTGCCTGCACCGCAGCACCCAGACCACCTCTGACGGAGCCTGCCAGAACATGTGCCACGAGAAGTATACCAAGATCTTTAACGACGTCAAGGACATGATGAAGGCCGACAACAAGAGGGAGACGGAGCGTGTGGTTCGAGAGGCCCTGGAGAAG TTGCGTtctgagatggaggaagagaagaggcagGCGGTGAGCAAGGCGGTGTCGGGGGCCCAGGCTGAGATGGAGAGAAAGTGTAAGATGGTGAAGGAGAAGTGTAAGGAGGAACTGGTGGAGGAGGTGAAGAAGATGGTGGCCCAGCACAAACAGCTACTCTCGACCACCAAGAAGAAGCAGTGG TGTTATAACTGTGAGGAGGAAGCCATGTACCACTGCTGCTGGAACACCTCCTACTGCTCCATCAAGTGTCAACAGGAGCACTGGCACGCTGACCACAAACGCACCTGCCGTAGGAAGAGATGA